attgataagcaattggcgaatatattcaccaaactgcttgatgagaaagtatttttccgtttgagaggtgaattgaacatcattgatgcttcaaacttggagtagaaactccatttggatacatgcaaggcatgagcctttaactaatccttgatatttctcttatgatgatgatcatatgtcttggatatacttgcacccttgcatgctatctaacccttgtaggtacttggatgactctaaatctatgagattgcaactcactcacatcttgagaaatctttacatcaccaagtctctacaaatTGGTgattgaagacaaggaagcatgaaacccttcaacatatcctttgacaatttttatatatcaaatttcatttggtatcaaacttcatgattgtcattttggatacacaagtgctcttccttgcaagactaacccatgtaggtagatgaactcaaactacaagtggtgctcccaactcttgatgtggtacatcaaccttgagcatcccacacaagttcaactacatgatcaagttcaacaccaccacccaaggtatgttattccatcttagagaagcattaccccaagtcatgggtcaaagcagctcaacaagatatgaatacatcaaaatgcttaaacgaaaaatggtaaccccattttgagcttaagcgatgagtatgacctatgatcaagtgccttcgcttgactcctaagtcaatatactcataggtgactttgttgccgaccaattctagatgaagttctctaccATTTCTCTGAGTTCTTGCATTTGTCTCTTGCATGAGAATTTCCCTTTTAATCAAACAAAACTTCATCTAGACTTCTTttcatttcttttcttttctgtgttctgcattccctgcatccaattcattgcaaatccttcagttaattccttgcaaatccctgtgagatcttatttgcctagtgagctgagatgacaattgttttctctctgtgttgaactcggacACACCGGTTTGTCTCTTTTGGTCAAACCGAATCACCTCGGTGCCACCGAAGAAAACAACTCGGTGTTACCGATTTCAATGTTGAGGACACACTTTGCCATTTGCATCCTGCATAttttgttccagctccactcgatgGTTCGTATCCTCTACCAGCATCTTATATCACATGTTGCTTTGtactgtgactcaaggaccaaacctactTGACTCATAatccagaagagcccttcttggaaattgatgtcaaagggggagagagagatcacatcaaagcttactCACATCAAAGGAAGAGAGAGACCCTATGGGAAGGAGAGATTTCTTAGTCttcccagatgcttggtgttcaaagaggagagaagtcacatgtcttcaaGAGGGCAAAGACATGTTAGTATGTGTTATGATTGTTGTTTGTTTTGCTCTGACTTTCTTTTCCCTACCTTCTCCCAGTATCCcatataagattcagggggagaaagacatctaagggaaggaaatcttcgaATTCATTGCGTATCTTTATTCCTTGGGGACATGTTACTATCCAATAGAGTATCTAGTACTCACTCACTACATGTCATtccaatcttggtactcttgtggtttatGTTCTTGCTCTGTTTAGTAGATgtttctgtgttatctaaccttgtttacttaggttcatctcttccaaagccagctcaagaccacaaggtaagtatatgcatcacactcatgtgcatgatgatctcttgttgatgtacatattgtttgcaagaaagactcatgaacatgaaggtacatttcctatattcacaccatttgctctgatgcatatagccaagatacatgtaactctttgcttgctctgtcatgcttatgcattcacatgatCTTATATTCTATAatcacatgattgcatacatgtagggggagcttatgcatgttacatgtctttccaaagctttagtTGTCGTTCttcatatctttatctaaagctttgatgtatgttgtcatcaattaccaaaaagggggagattgaaagcacaagtgctccctgggtgattttggtaattaatgtcaacatatctcttgttggactaatacttttatctagtatatttcagatgagttcaatagtggagtggcatggacaagaggatgtggaaccccttcaagatgctaaggacagaagattggcaaaagctcaagactctacattttctattttagtgatccaagatcacattgagtccataggaaaagccaatactattaaaaggggatgaggtgttgcttaatggcttgcttgctcaaagtgcttagtgatatgctccaaagctctcaattccacatatgtcctaaacctaaagtcaaactcggccccaccgatttgatctatccggcaccaccgagttcacttgacatattcactgccagaaaccctaatcagttcgatctgaccgatgggatctcggtctcaccgagatgggcttacaaactctctgttgcctgttgcaaaTATTTTGGTCTCACCaagatatgcaatcggtcccactgagtttgcttgaccaactctctgttttgcttattaccaaaatcggtctcaccgagtttgtgtaatcggtcaaaccgagttgaggttttaccctaaccctagcccatcggtcccaccgagttgatcatatcgatcccaccgaaaactctaacgttcacattttgaatcaaatcggtctgaccgagtttgactattcggtcccaccgagttcggtaaattgtgtgtaacggctagattttgtgtggaggctatatatacccctccacccatcctccattcgtggagaaagccatcaaaacgtgcctacacttccagcattcattttctaaGAGAAAACCACTTACTCAtttgttgagaccaagatattccaatccaaccacaagaatcttgatctctagccttccccaagttgctttccactcaaatcatctttccaccaaatccaaatctgtgagagagagttgagtgttggggagactatcatttcaagcacaagatcaaggagttcatcatcaacacaacatttattaccttttggagagtggtgtctcctagattggttaggtgtcacttgggagcctctgtcaagattgtggagttgaaccaaggagtttgtacgggcaaggagattgcctacttcatgaagatctaccctagtgaggcaagtccttcgtgggcgatggccatggtgggatagacaaggttaaTTCTTCGtagacccttcgtgggtggagccatccgtggactcgcgcaaccgttacccttcgtgagttgaagtctccaccaacgtggatgtacgatagcaccacctatcggaaccacgccaaaaatctccgtgtctccaattgcgtttgcacactccaatcccatccctttactttcttgcaatttgcatgctttacttttcgctgctcatatactcttgccatgcttgcatgaaatgtattgtgaatgtttaaacttgtgctaaaacttcaccttaacttgaagaatttaaaaactgctacttttctttgttgagggtctaatcacccccctctagacacctctccTCGATCCTTTCAGGGATCATTCCGGCCTGTACGCGACATTCTTTGCAAGAAACTTTGACAGCGATAAATTCAAACTCCACTGAACGAGGTCAGTTCTCCATCGGATCACTCACTGGAACAAATGCACCAGGGTTTTAACAAACTTTCTAATGTGGTTGTTTTCTCATGCGGGAAAACCTAGTATCACAGAGGAATTTGATGCTTTTAAGAGTTAATGAGGATCCAATGGAACCAATCATTAGTAGCAAGCGAGTCGCTTGAAGCAATCAAGGGGTCATTTGTTGGTCTCAAACGCCACGATAAGCTTGTGCTAACAATTAACCTATTTGTATGTAGTCATTCAGCTCCGAATTAGATCCAGACGATGTATGTTTTGTACAATTTGTCCTGACAGTTACTTTCATGCACTAATCATTGTTCATTCTCCAAATTTtaaattcatcacaagataacgGGGTGCAAGATTCACAACCACTGAATCTAAAAAACACTCTAGTTTCTCACAGAACGAGCTGCATGTAGTAGCACTTGTACAGTAGGGCCACCAGTGCAAAGTTCTTCAGGTACGAAGATCCTTGGTTGTCAAGGACAAGATAATCATACACCTAGCGCGCGCAAGTTTCTTAGGTACAGGTTAAGAACGCGTTTGTAAAACATTGTTTGCCACTAAGCATGGTAATTAAGTTCATGTGTGCATCCAATCAGAAGGTGTTCTATGGTAATGAGGACGCATCAAAATGTAAAAACATGATTATTGACGTGAACAGTTCTCCAAACCACTCAGTGTGTGACCGGTTTTGTTTTCCATCCACAAAATGGCCACCTTCTTGGTGTGCGGTTGTTTAGGCTCACTAATAATTAGTATTATTTCTCATTAACCATGCAAATTCTCCTCCCCTAGACATAGTTTGTCCACGTGTGGAAGAATCAAACTGGTGGACGGTCGTTCCTACCGGGATTTCTATCTGTTCCACTGCATGACGTAATGGACTATGCGACAACTATTAAAGGCCTAGATTCGGAACCACATGGTGGGACTGCGTTGGCTGAATACAACGGGAAAAAGCAAATATGCTGCATGATCCTGCAAATACACTGTTGGCGCTGTTCCATGTGGTGCCAGCACGGCGAGGATTCCGGCCTGCCTGTTGTGTGGCCTCTGTTGACATTTTTTGATGTAAAGATCTTCTTCATAGACCACGGTTTTCATCCTTGCGTGTTTATTGGCTCAAATCTACGGCATGCAATATCTTTGATTTTTGGGCACCTTATCGCTAATGTCTTAATCACTGAGATAGTTCATGGTCAAAAATTTCACATAACAATACAAACTTGCATAGATATCATCATCATCAATGTAACTAAGCTGAATAGACTCAACTATAAGGGAAATGACAAAAGAAATGAGGAAtaaaattattatgtcaaaatgACACTTAATTTCTAGCATAATACCACCCTTGTATAGGGTCATTCCAAATAAATTTTGGACGTGATCGACATaacaaatatttgtttttaatactGAACTTTTATACTTATTTAAACTATTTGCACCATGCTATAGTTTTAATGGGTATAATTTTCTATTACTTATTACTGGAGTTAACCACATTAATATGTTGCTAAATTATATGTGTATTGTTCTTAATTATACAGATGTAATGTATATCACAAAAAACTTTGATTCTATAAAATATAATTTGTATGATGTAACAAAAATTCTATTTGAATTAATTTTTTAAAAATTGCACCGACTGTATAATGTATATACATATATCTacgcatgtgtgtgtgtgtgttcttgTATATTTTAATATAATTAAATATTATGGTAGAATATGTAAATCATACACTCTAAAAATATCTTCACAATGCTTTCTAGTAGACAAATTATCTCTTTCAAGTTGGGTACATCAATAAGTATTCAACATGTGCATTTTTTTTTCTGGTAGTTAATGCAATAACATTGTTGTATTTCTTGTAGAACATATTTTACTTTTGCGCGCATACAATATGATTATTTAATATTGTCTTTTATAAACAACAAGAGTAGGGAGCTCAAAAGTCTTTGTCAGAAAGTATCACAACACAAATTTATATTTgacataaggggagccaaagaatacttATAAACTATAGCATTTGCATTGTCAATTCAACCACGTTTGGAAACAAAATAGTTGCTCGAAAGAATTTACTATCAGTGGTCAATGCGATGAAGTGATTGTTGTTTGATTGCAGTAATAGTAACAAAAGCAGTAATACTCGTCAGCTGCCAAGTAAAAAAGCATCTTTCCAGATAGCAGTGACTACGAAAAATGTAGGGATGAGATGGATAAATGGGTCACCCAAAAACTGGGCGTTTTCTAACCTTTTTCATTCAGGTCATGCTAGGCGTTATGGATCATCCGCCTCGCCAGCCCTTCGATCAAAACTCGTAACCGTTCGATGCGCATGCGTCATCTCGTCCTTCTCACATATTCGCAATCTCATTGCGCCACTTGAACATTCACAACAGAGCAGCTCCCCTGATCGGCGACTCCTTCCCTTGCAGCAGCATAGATCACAACAACATCGTTGACCCCTTCCCTTGCAGCGGCTACATTACaaccaccacccccccccccccccccccccccgcgcccccactatataaggggagcAGGGCCGGTCCTGAGATTTTCAGGGGCCCGGGGCGAAAATACAACCGGGGGCCCTTTATATATTCAAAATTATAATCATTATGTACATGTTTAGATAAATTTTAAACATGaattgttttgatttttttatcaTGGAGTGCAAAACCAGCTGGTCGACCTAGTTCCAGGTTCTAATTATGTATTATTATAATAATTATTTCTCACTTTTGCTAAGATTTTGACATGGAAGTTTCATGCATTTATATATTTCATAGTTTGGCAAACAGAAAGTAATTTGAACTGCTCTTGGTGGCACGCAGGTAGAATAGCTTCATAATTTGCAACACTAAAAATTATTTTTTTTAGCAACTAAAAATTAATTTTGCCACCtaatcatattgaatcgaccatGAATCCTCCAATTAATTTCAGCTTGCCTATTACTTCctccatttttgtatacaagACCACAAACTCATATTACACGTATCAAGATAAAAATCAATGCTATGTTTAAGTCAATGTTGCAAGCTAGCTCGTCATCTTGTTTGTCGTGTTAATTAATGTGGTTTTTCTCTCCCACGCACAACAAACCAACCCTCGTACTCATCATTGGTTGATTAATGTTGGGAATGCAAGCTAACCTTCTCACTCCCGCATGCACACAAGGGATATTAATGTCCTCGGGTGCTAGTACTAGGCAAATGCCATTAATTTTGCCTCGATTaatgttagtggccttgtataattgcaaattgtaattttgatagtggccttgtatacaaaaatggagggagtatcattATCCATGGATTCTAGACATCCTCTCTCCTCATCTTTCATCGATCTCCAACATGACCAGATTAATTAATCGGAAggattgcattaaaaaaattagTCAGAAGGACAACTACGTCCTACTCCTCTCCGCTAATTCACTAGATCTAATAATTCTGCGACCAACTAGTCACATATCAATCTAGCTAGCTCCGTTGGATGATGCATCAGGAAGATGCTAACCTGATCTCTGTAGTTTAAAACTGCCTGCCAGGGCCGGTGGTGTTGTTACTCCTGTCCACGGTGATGAAGATGAAATTACTCGATCCGCCATTGGACGAGAAATCATCGGGGGAGGCCTCCGCGGGAGGAGGCTGTGTCGGCGGCGGTGTCGCCCTCGGGCTTCCAGGATATGTCGCTAGGTCGATCGCTCATGTTGTCATGCGCGGACCTTCGTGAGGGAAACGGAAGTTCCACCAATTTAGCTTTTTTTTAGGATCAATTCCACCAATTTAGCTAATCGCTGATTTACTTGCCTTTTTGAGGATCAATTCCACCAATTTAGCTAATCGCTGATTTACTTGCCCACAGTTGCATATACAGGTCTATTGCATCAAAATTAGCCCAGAATCATTTTTTCTCATGGGATGGATACAGAGAGCATACGTATGTGGGGGCCCCTCAATTTCGGGGCCCCAGGgcggccgccccccccccccccccccccaatccgGACCGGGCCTGAAGGGAGGAACGAGGCCATCCAAGGGAAATAGTAGAGAAAGGCATGCTCGGGAGTCGGGAATAGGTTTAGCCAAGTATTAAACCCTGAGCATGGCAAAAGATCTTGCGAGCATCCTCTGAGCTCGCCCGAGCATATGAAAAAACCTTCACATCACCCACATACATCAACCAGCCACAAATAGGAGTagagtattacaccacaatgCGGCCTGAAACTGTATAAATCTTTGAATCTTGTGGTCATTGGTGAGCCCCAAAAGAACTGAGTTTTTTAGCCCCTGGCCGAACACCAATAAAGGATATCCATGATCCCTCATGTAGTTGATACTCCGACATGTTGGCTTAGAGCATAGTAATAATACAACCAACAATCGACTATAAGGAGTTGTCATGTCATCTAGAGCCAACCTTGTAGCCTGCAtgtataatactccctccatctaggtgaataagtcattttaggttgtgcaccgtgaccaaggaggaggggaaaacgagagaacttaatatttatttgctaattaacATCATTGCATGCAATAAACTAACAACTGCATGTCGTGTtaggtagtctcaagtcattaaaagcatgcacacctcacatctcttattggttgatatgtcaagaaacaaaaaataaggtagaagttaatgcaccgtgcctaagtgttttgggattatttggttttggtaagatgacttacacacctagacggagggagtaataagtTTTATATGTGTACTGCTTTATTAgtagttggcccaccttacagCCTCACAAAGCGTCTTGGGGCTCGTGCTAGAGACGGCTACTAACCGAGAGCCCACTTCTCTTCTCTCATCTTCTCTCTCCTCCAACTATGCAAAGATATAATATTCTAGTCCTTATAGCTTGCTTATGTTACCTTATTTACTTGCGCTCTTGTTTGTCTCGTTTGTGTGTGCGCGCGCTTATCAGCTCCGGCGAGCTCGTTCCGTTCAAAGCCAGGAACGGTGGTGCCCCACTGGTTGTCATCATGATGACCGGTGTTTGTTTGCGTCGATTTTTGCTTGGTTTTTCGTAGTTAACCCGCCCAGCTTCGGTCTTATAGCATCTTCAATAGATTATGTAAATTTGGAGATATAAAAGTAGGTATTGTATAATTTACATCATCAAAAAGTGATTTTTTACATttttaagagcatctccaacagccgcccaATGCGCGGCGCGCTAAAAATCAATTTGCAGCGCGTCGCTCGCCTGGTTTGGCGCGGCGGGGAGCGCCGGCTCCAGCAGCCGCGGTAAAATGCAGCGCGCAAAAATTTCAGCGCGCGCAAGCAGCCGGCGCATGTCATATGTTGACAcaaaatgaatttcaaacatcaaaatggcacttgggtttcttctcctctCCTTGGTCTTCCccttcttggtcttcttctccTCTCCTTTGAACAAGTTTTGTGCAATATTCAACTACATAAAAACAAAACAAGTTAGCACTACAAACACCAACATCAAGCATGATGAACATGGATGAAATGGCATTTGGGTTCAACTTGGCACTTACCCTATCTTCATCATTACTGCCACTTGGGTTCAACTTGTCAACCGCCTTTTGTGCGGCCGCCCACTTTTGACAATCCTTGTTGATTGTTGACCACCGGGAGCGAGGAGATCGAGCGGAGCGGTCAATCCCACTCTTGTTGTGTAGATCAAAGTGTTCCTTCATCCGGTTCCAATAagcatctctactttgatcacctCCAACGGATGGATCCCTCGACACTTGCAACCAAGTATTGCATAGTAAGACGTCTTCTTCGTTGGTGTAGTTGCCTCCTCTTCCTTTCGGTGCATCGACAATGCCCTCACGATCCTCGTCCACCTCGAACTCATGGTCATCGAAATGCATGTCATTGGTTTGAGACCAATGTGAATTGTTGGAGCCAACACCCATAGTTGACATATATGCCTCATCGTTGACACTACAAAGTATATATATAGAACAAAGCAAATAAGCTATCTATATGTATGCATTCAAaaaataacaacaacaacaaaaaaagtTGGCGAAATTTTATACCTTTGGGGCATTTCCTCGATCACCTTGTGTGCGTCGGCCGCCGGCTCAACAAGTGAGCTCGCCGGCGCTTCAGTAGCCGCCGCGCCTGTCGCACGCCCTGCAAGCTTCTTCCTTGACGGCTTCGAGGAGCTGGAGCCGTCCGCCGCCTTGTTCTCTTTGCGGATGCCTTGCCTTTCTTCGACCGCGCCGCATTTGGGAGCTTTGAGAGGGGGCACGTGGCTTCACGGCGGGCGCCCGCGCGACGCCACCCGCCGCCGAGGTCATCCGTGGAGGCATGAAGAGGCCTCGCGCGATGCCGGTGCTTGGAGGAGCTCCGGCGGAGGCGAAGCCAAAGTTCCCCGCGCTAGGGTTTgctgcggcgacggcggcggaggggTCACGGCTGTAGGAAGGGGTGAGGGGGTGCCAGCGCGGGCGTCCATCGGGTCAATTCACCGGCTGCGGCGCGGGCGGGGCGAAGGTGGCGCGGCGGAGAGAGTGCGGCGCGAGCACTCGAGTCTGCGGCGCGCGGAAGTGGGCGCACCAAATACACAGCGCGCGATGGCGATTCGGACCGCGCGCCCAGCTCTATATGCCGCGCACGCGCTTAGTGCGCGTCCGCTGGAGCCCCTCTACCGATTGCGCGCGCTAAAAAGGGCAAATTTGCGGCGCGGCGCTTATTTAGCGCGGCAGTTGGGGATGCTCTAAAAAAGACCCAACTCCAACAGATGATGTAAAACGATGATGTAAATGCGCAACTCCAATACGTAATGTAAACTGGAGATGCAAAACCGGCCGGCCGCCGCGCGGCAGCTGTTCATCTGCGGCCGGCCGCATTTGCACATCAAATTTTCATAATTGTAGCAACAAAAGTGCATCATCGATCATAGTTTCAACGGCTTCTTTCTCGACGTTTTCTTGCATTGAAGTCTCGTTGTCGTGAACTCCACCAGAAGCACCTTCATTGCCATCTCCCGTGCCGTTCATGTTGCCACTGAAGCCACCTCCCATGCCACTCATCATGTTGCCACCGAAGCCACCTCCCATGACACTCATCATGTTGCCACCGAAGCTACCTCCCATGCCACTCATCATGCTATCGCCGAAGCCACCTCCCATGCCGGTCATATTGCCGCCGAAGCCACTTCCCATTCCGCCTCCCATTCCTCCGAAGCCACCATCCATGTTGCCACCAAAGCCACCTCCCATGTTTCCACCAAATGCACCATTCATGGCACCACCCATCATGTTCATGTACCCTCCCATTCGTCCTCCCATGGCACCTCCCATGGAACCTCCCATTCCACCTCCCATCATGCTTCTCATGAGCATTTCATCGCGGAAAAGTTCGACATACGCCTTTGCCTTGACATCAAGGGTGGATGTGTCCATGAACATAAACTTGAGTGCCTTCTTCTCCACTATCTTCATCTCCTCGGCCGCCGACTTTCTCTCCTCAAGCTCAACTTTTTTCTCCTTGGCCGCCGCCAACCTCTCTTCGGCCGCCGCCCTCTTCTCCTCGGCCGCCGCCCTACGTCGCTCGGCCTCATTCCTCTCCTCAATTTCTTTGAGCTTCAACATTTTTTTTCTTCCTCATACTCTTTCCTCGCCATGACAATGGCATTAAATCCATCCTCGAGATCATTGTATCCGGGCTTTAACCCCTTCAACACTTTCTTAGTTCCATCGAGCCTATATGATTTGGTTGCCGAGTGAGGAGTGGGGCTCCTTCTCTCCTCACCCGGGGCATCTTCATCATCCTCCACCACCACACTTTTCTTCTTCGAAGCATCAAAAACCCCTCTAGTTTTCCACTTCTCCTCATCCTTGACCTCTTTGTAGCAATGATGGAAAGTGGAAgcttttcctttcttcttcctcttctctcCTTTGTTGTTCCTCTCTCGAAACAATCATTGCGCAATCGTTTTCTACAACAAAACGATCAAGATGTCATCAACAAATTAGTCAACATTTCAATATTTTCGGAAAGTGGAGAAAGCACACATGAATAGAAAACGATTATTACCAAGTCACTTTCACCGCAACCATTTGGGTTCATGCGATCAACATTTGCCAAGCAACCCGCCCACTTTTGACATTCGGCGTTGATGGTGCCCCAACGTTGGCGAATGGAGTCACTTGAGCGATAATGGCCCCTAGTGTGAATTCCTTGATGCGTTGCCAATATGTGACGGCGGATTGGTCGGTCCCAACGTTTGCATCTTGAGAGACATTCTTCCAAGCGGTGCAAATCAACACATCTTCTTTGGTGGTATAATTTGCGGTTCTTCCCTTCAAAATGAAGCCCTCATTATCCATGTCAAGATTGTCATCACCATATTGTGGAGTTTCATATTCTTGTGATGCATACTCATCATGTGAGTAATCATCATTTGTCACATTTGTGGCACGCATGAAAGCTTCATCATCGAGACTACAAATGCATGTACACACAATCAACTACACATTCTATTGGAATCGACAACGGGAACAACAAAGAAGTGCACAAGAATATTTTTTTACCTTTGCACATATCATCGAACACATTGGATGCGGTAGCCGTCGGCGTGGACACATCTTCCtccatggccggcggcggcgacgaggtggATGGGGAGCACCGTGGCCGGATGAGGACGCCATGGTCGCCGGCAGCTACAAATCGACTGCCGAAACCGCGTCGGGCTTGGACATTTTTGCCGGCCGACCTTGGTTCCCCGCCGGGTTGcggccccgcgccgccggccgctTGACGCCTTCACCGCGAGGCTTGGCGGACCCCTTCTTTGCGGCCTCCGGAGCGACAGCGACCGGCCGGGGTGGGGCGAATTGGCGCGGAGGCAGCtgccgcggcggcggcgtggaTGTGGACGCGGCCGCGTTTGGGATAGGTGCCGCGGAGGCGGCCGCGGCGAGGTGGGTCAGGGCACCACCGGCGGAGTCGGAGAAGGCGGCGGGGTCATCGGCGTCGGCCATGGCAGCGGCAGGCGGAAGGTGGGTGGGTGGGAGTCGGGCGGTGGCTGGTCACGCGGAAAGGGAAAGAAGTGGCGGTTGGGCAGTTGGCGGGCGGACGCGGTTTTACGCCTCCTGGAGTTGGAGATGTAAATTTGCACCGTGAAGTGGTATAGTTTACATCTCCAAAAGGCGGAGATGTAAATCTTTTTACAtctacatcatctattggagcacTGTTTTTGGCCTCTGGAGATGCAAAAGGtagagatgctcttatgctaACTAATATTACATCCATCGATGCTTTTGCCTCTGAGTTCGAAAAAAGAGCCAGCAGTAGTAGGGAACAAAAGGAAGAAAAAGGTTGCGTCTCCAACTCGTCTAGGGAAGCACAGATCGAAACAAAGAAATCAACATTTTCTAGACCACGC
This sequence is a window from Aegilops tauschii subsp. strangulata cultivar AL8/78 chromosome 7, Aet v6.0, whole genome shotgun sequence. Protein-coding genes within it:
- the LOC109766645 gene encoding uncharacterized protein, with protein sequence MLKLKEIEERNEAERRRAAAEEKRAAAEERLAAAKEKKVELEERKSAAEEMKIVEKKALKFMFMDTSTLDVKAKAYVELFRDEMLMRSMMGGGMGGSMGGAMGGRMGGYMNMMGGAMNGAFGGNMGGGFGGNMDGGFGGMGGGMGSGFGGNMTGMGGGFGDSMMSGMGGSFGGNMMSVMGGGFGGNMMSGMGGGFSGNMNGTGDGNEGASGGVHDNETSMQENVEKEAVETMIDDALLLLQL